One part of the Eubalaena glacialis isolate mEubGla1 chromosome 19, mEubGla1.1.hap2.+ XY, whole genome shotgun sequence genome encodes these proteins:
- the TUBD1 gene encoding tubulin delta chain isoform X2, with translation MSIVTVQLGQCGNQIGFEVFDALFSDSHCPQGLCSKRENEAYQASCKERFFSEEENGVPIARAVLVDMEPKVINQTLSKAAHSGRWKYGQHSCFCQKQGSGNNWAYGYSVHGPRHEESIMNLIQKEVEKCDSLNGFFIIMSMAGGTGSGLGAFVTQNLQDQYSNSLKMNQIIWPYGTGEVIVQNYNSILTLSHLYRSSDALLVHENDAVHKICAKLMNIKQISFRDINQVLAHQLGSVFQPTYSGEGSFHYRRNPLGDLMENLVPHPEFKMLGVRNIPQMSENSLAYSTFTWAGLLKHLRQMLISNAKMEEGAFKDPALYTSWLEPVHAFSVWKTQRAFSKYEKFAALVSNSQFLVKPLDMVVGKAWNMFASKAYIHQYTKFGIEEEDFLDSFTLLEQVIASYCNLGF, from the exons ATGTCAATAGTAACAGTGCAGCTTGGTCAGTGTGGCAATCAGATTGGTTTTGAAGTGTTTGATGCTTTATTTAGTGACTCACACTGTCCCCAGGGACTCTGCTCTAAAAGGGAGAATGAGGCATATCAAGCATCTTGCAAAGAAAGATTCTTCAGTGAGGAGGAAAATGGAG tTCCAATTGCTCGTGCTGTACTTGTTGACATGGAACCTAAAGTTATCAATCAAACACTGTCAAAGGCTGCCCATTCTGGCCGATGGAAATATGGCCAGCATTCATGCTTCTGTCAAAAACAAGGTTCTGGAAACAACTGGGCATATGG ATACTCTGTTCATGGACCCAGGCATGAAGAATCTATAATGAACCTAATCCAGAAGGAAGTGGAGAAATGTGATTCTTTGAATGGTTTTTTCATCATAATGAGTATGGCCGGAGGCACAGGATCAGGGCTAGGAGCCTTCGTTACACAGAACTTACAAGATCAGTACTCAAACTCTTTGAAAATGAATCAGATTATATGGCCTTATGGAACTGGTGAG GTTATTGTTCAGAACTACAACTCCATTTTGACACTTTCTCACTTGTACCGATCTTCAGATGCCCTCCTTGTTCATGAGAATGATGCTGTTCATAAGATCTGTGCGAAACTGATGAATATCAAGCAGATCTCCTTCCGTGATATAAATCAAGTCCTCGCACATCAGCTGGGAAGTGTGTTCCAGCCTACTTACTCTGGGGAAGGCTCGTTTCACTACAGAAGAAATCCACTAG gaGACTTAATGGAGAATTTAGTTCCCCATCCAGAATTCAAGATGCTGGGTGTTCGTAACATTCCTCAAATGTCTGAGAATTCACTGGCATACAGCACATTTACTTGGGCTGGCCTCCTCAAGCATTTGAGACAGATGCTCATTTCTAATGCGAAAATGGAAGAAG GAGCATTTAAAGATCCAGCTCTCTATACTTCCTGGTTAGAGCCTGTTCATGCTTTCAGTGTGTGGAAAACCCAGCGAGCCTTTAGCAAATATGAGAAGTTTGCAGCGTTGGTCAGCAATAGCCAGTTCTTAGTAAAACCACTTGATATGGTTGTGGGCAAAGCATGGAATATGTTTGCTTCAaa AGCCTACATTCATCAGTACACAAAATTTGGAATTGAAGAAGAGGATTTTTTGGACAGTTTCACATTGTTAGAACAGGTTATTGCTAGTTACTGCAACCTCGGATTTTGA
- the TUBD1 gene encoding tubulin delta chain isoform X1: MSIVTVQLGQCGNQIGFEVFDALFSDSHCPQGLCSKRENEAYQASCKERFFSEEENGVPIARAVLVDMEPKVINQTLSKAAHSGRWKYGQHSCFCQKQGSGNNWAYGYSVHGPRHEESIMNLIQKEVEKCDSLNGFFIIMSMAGGTGSGLGAFVTQNLQDQYSNSLKMNQIIWPYGTGEVIVQNYNSILTLSHLYRSSDALLVHENDAVHKICAKLMNIKQISFRDINQVLAHQLGSVFQPTYSGEGSFHYRRNPLGDLMENLVPHPEFKMLGVRNIPQMSENSLAYSTFTWAGLLKHLRQMLISNAKMEEGIDWQVRPPLSGLPTLGKMSLNKEFHFNTSIANLVILRGKDVHSAELGAFKDPALYTSWLEPVHAFSVWKTQRAFSKYEKFAALVSNSQFLVKPLDMVVGKAWNMFASKAYIHQYTKFGIEEEDFLDSFTLLEQVIASYCNLGF; the protein is encoded by the exons ATGTCAATAGTAACAGTGCAGCTTGGTCAGTGTGGCAATCAGATTGGTTTTGAAGTGTTTGATGCTTTATTTAGTGACTCACACTGTCCCCAGGGACTCTGCTCTAAAAGGGAGAATGAGGCATATCAAGCATCTTGCAAAGAAAGATTCTTCAGTGAGGAGGAAAATGGAG tTCCAATTGCTCGTGCTGTACTTGTTGACATGGAACCTAAAGTTATCAATCAAACACTGTCAAAGGCTGCCCATTCTGGCCGATGGAAATATGGCCAGCATTCATGCTTCTGTCAAAAACAAGGTTCTGGAAACAACTGGGCATATGG ATACTCTGTTCATGGACCCAGGCATGAAGAATCTATAATGAACCTAATCCAGAAGGAAGTGGAGAAATGTGATTCTTTGAATGGTTTTTTCATCATAATGAGTATGGCCGGAGGCACAGGATCAGGGCTAGGAGCCTTCGTTACACAGAACTTACAAGATCAGTACTCAAACTCTTTGAAAATGAATCAGATTATATGGCCTTATGGAACTGGTGAG GTTATTGTTCAGAACTACAACTCCATTTTGACACTTTCTCACTTGTACCGATCTTCAGATGCCCTCCTTGTTCATGAGAATGATGCTGTTCATAAGATCTGTGCGAAACTGATGAATATCAAGCAGATCTCCTTCCGTGATATAAATCAAGTCCTCGCACATCAGCTGGGAAGTGTGTTCCAGCCTACTTACTCTGGGGAAGGCTCGTTTCACTACAGAAGAAATCCACTAG gaGACTTAATGGAGAATTTAGTTCCCCATCCAGAATTCAAGATGCTGGGTGTTCGTAACATTCCTCAAATGTCTGAGAATTCACTGGCATACAGCACATTTACTTGGGCTGGCCTCCTCAAGCATTTGAGACAGATGCTCATTTCTAATGCGAAAATGGAAGAAG gTATTGATTGGCAGGTACGGCCTCCTTTATCAGGACTTCCTACGCTTGGTAAAATGTCTCTCAACAAGGAGTTTCATTTTAACACTTCCATTGCTAACTTGGTCATCCTTCGTGGGAAAGATGTACATAGTGCGGAGCTGG GAGCATTTAAAGATCCAGCTCTCTATACTTCCTGGTTAGAGCCTGTTCATGCTTTCAGTGTGTGGAAAACCCAGCGAGCCTTTAGCAAATATGAGAAGTTTGCAGCGTTGGTCAGCAATAGCCAGTTCTTAGTAAAACCACTTGATATGGTTGTGGGCAAAGCATGGAATATGTTTGCTTCAaa AGCCTACATTCATCAGTACACAAAATTTGGAATTGAAGAAGAGGATTTTTTGGACAGTTTCACATTGTTAGAACAGGTTATTGCTAGTTACTGCAACCTCGGATTTTGA
- the TUBD1 gene encoding tubulin delta chain isoform X4: MEIWPAFMLLSKTRFWKQLGIWVIVQNYNSILTLSHLYRSSDALLVHENDAVHKICAKLMNIKQISFRDINQVLAHQLGSVFQPTYSGEGSFHYRRNPLGDLMENLVPHPEFKMLGVRNIPQMSENSLAYSTFTWAGLLKHLRQMLISNAKMEEGIDWQVRPPLSGLPTLGKMSLNKEFHFNTSIANLVILRGKDVHSAELGAFKDPALYTSWLEPVHAFSVWKTQRAFSKYEKFAALVSNSQFLVKPLDMVVGKAWNMFASKAYIHQYTKFGIEEEDFLDSFTLLEQVIASYCNLGF, translated from the exons ATGGAAATATGGCCAGCATTCATGCTTCTGTCAAAAACAAGGTTCTGGAAACAACTGGGCATATGG GTTATTGTTCAGAACTACAACTCCATTTTGACACTTTCTCACTTGTACCGATCTTCAGATGCCCTCCTTGTTCATGAGAATGATGCTGTTCATAAGATCTGTGCGAAACTGATGAATATCAAGCAGATCTCCTTCCGTGATATAAATCAAGTCCTCGCACATCAGCTGGGAAGTGTGTTCCAGCCTACTTACTCTGGGGAAGGCTCGTTTCACTACAGAAGAAATCCACTAG gaGACTTAATGGAGAATTTAGTTCCCCATCCAGAATTCAAGATGCTGGGTGTTCGTAACATTCCTCAAATGTCTGAGAATTCACTGGCATACAGCACATTTACTTGGGCTGGCCTCCTCAAGCATTTGAGACAGATGCTCATTTCTAATGCGAAAATGGAAGAAG gTATTGATTGGCAGGTACGGCCTCCTTTATCAGGACTTCCTACGCTTGGTAAAATGTCTCTCAACAAGGAGTTTCATTTTAACACTTCCATTGCTAACTTGGTCATCCTTCGTGGGAAAGATGTACATAGTGCGGAGCTGG GAGCATTTAAAGATCCAGCTCTCTATACTTCCTGGTTAGAGCCTGTTCATGCTTTCAGTGTGTGGAAAACCCAGCGAGCCTTTAGCAAATATGAGAAGTTTGCAGCGTTGGTCAGCAATAGCCAGTTCTTAGTAAAACCACTTGATATGGTTGTGGGCAAAGCATGGAATATGTTTGCTTCAaa AGCCTACATTCATCAGTACACAAAATTTGGAATTGAAGAAGAGGATTTTTTGGACAGTTTCACATTGTTAGAACAGGTTATTGCTAGTTACTGCAACCTCGGATTTTGA
- the TUBD1 gene encoding tubulin delta chain isoform X6 produces the protein MASIHASVKNKVLETTGHMDALLVHENDAVHKICAKLMNIKQISFRDINQVLAHQLGSVFQPTYSGEGSFHYRRNPLGDLMENLVPHPEFKMLGVRNIPQMSENSLAYSTFTWAGLLKHLRQMLISNAKMEEGIDWQVRPPLSGLPTLGKMSLNKEFHFNTSIANLVILRGKDVHSAELGAFKDPALYTSWLEPVHAFSVWKTQRAFSKYEKFAALVSNSQFLVKPLDMVVGKAWNMFASKAYIHQYTKFGIEEEDFLDSFTLLEQVIASYCNLGF, from the exons ATGGCCAGCATTCATGCTTCTGTCAAAAACAAGGTTCTGGAAACAACTGGGCATATGG ATGCCCTCCTTGTTCATGAGAATGATGCTGTTCATAAGATCTGTGCGAAACTGATGAATATCAAGCAGATCTCCTTCCGTGATATAAATCAAGTCCTCGCACATCAGCTGGGAAGTGTGTTCCAGCCTACTTACTCTGGGGAAGGCTCGTTTCACTACAGAAGAAATCCACTAG gaGACTTAATGGAGAATTTAGTTCCCCATCCAGAATTCAAGATGCTGGGTGTTCGTAACATTCCTCAAATGTCTGAGAATTCACTGGCATACAGCACATTTACTTGGGCTGGCCTCCTCAAGCATTTGAGACAGATGCTCATTTCTAATGCGAAAATGGAAGAAG gTATTGATTGGCAGGTACGGCCTCCTTTATCAGGACTTCCTACGCTTGGTAAAATGTCTCTCAACAAGGAGTTTCATTTTAACACTTCCATTGCTAACTTGGTCATCCTTCGTGGGAAAGATGTACATAGTGCGGAGCTGG GAGCATTTAAAGATCCAGCTCTCTATACTTCCTGGTTAGAGCCTGTTCATGCTTTCAGTGTGTGGAAAACCCAGCGAGCCTTTAGCAAATATGAGAAGTTTGCAGCGTTGGTCAGCAATAGCCAGTTCTTAGTAAAACCACTTGATATGGTTGTGGGCAAAGCATGGAATATGTTTGCTTCAaa AGCCTACATTCATCAGTACACAAAATTTGGAATTGAAGAAGAGGATTTTTTGGACAGTTTCACATTGTTAGAACAGGTTATTGCTAGTTACTGCAACCTCGGATTTTGA
- the TUBD1 gene encoding tubulin delta chain isoform X5, whose amino-acid sequence MNIKQISFRDINQVLAHQLGSVFQPTYSGEGSFHYRRNPLGDLMENLVPHPEFKMLGVRNIPQMSENSLAYSTFTWAGLLKHLRQMLISNAKMEEGIDWQVRPPLSGLPTLGKMSLNKEFHFNTSIANLVILRGKDVHSAELGAFKDPALYTSWLEPVHAFSVWKTQRAFSKYEKFAALVSNSQFLVKPLDMVVGKAWNMFASKAYIHQYTKFGIEEEDFLDSFTLLEQVIASYCNLGF is encoded by the exons ATGAATATCAAGCAGATCTCCTTCCGTGATATAAATCAAGTCCTCGCACATCAGCTGGGAAGTGTGTTCCAGCCTACTTACTCTGGGGAAGGCTCGTTTCACTACAGAAGAAATCCACTAG gaGACTTAATGGAGAATTTAGTTCCCCATCCAGAATTCAAGATGCTGGGTGTTCGTAACATTCCTCAAATGTCTGAGAATTCACTGGCATACAGCACATTTACTTGGGCTGGCCTCCTCAAGCATTTGAGACAGATGCTCATTTCTAATGCGAAAATGGAAGAAG gTATTGATTGGCAGGTACGGCCTCCTTTATCAGGACTTCCTACGCTTGGTAAAATGTCTCTCAACAAGGAGTTTCATTTTAACACTTCCATTGCTAACTTGGTCATCCTTCGTGGGAAAGATGTACATAGTGCGGAGCTGG GAGCATTTAAAGATCCAGCTCTCTATACTTCCTGGTTAGAGCCTGTTCATGCTTTCAGTGTGTGGAAAACCCAGCGAGCCTTTAGCAAATATGAGAAGTTTGCAGCGTTGGTCAGCAATAGCCAGTTCTTAGTAAAACCACTTGATATGGTTGTGGGCAAAGCATGGAATATGTTTGCTTCAaa AGCCTACATTCATCAGTACACAAAATTTGGAATTGAAGAAGAGGATTTTTTGGACAGTTTCACATTGTTAGAACAGGTTATTGCTAGTTACTGCAACCTCGGATTTTGA
- the TUBD1 gene encoding tubulin delta chain isoform X3, whose translation MSIVTVQLGQCGNQIGFEVFDALFSDSHCPQGLCSKRENEAYQASCKERFFSEEENGVPIARAVLVDMEPKVINQTLSKAAHSGRWKYGQHSCFCQKQGSGNNWAYGYSVHGPRHEESIMNLIQKEVEKCDSLNGFFIIMSMAGGTGSGLGAFVTQNLQDQYSNSLKMNQIIWPYGTGEVIVQNYNSILTLSHLYRSSDALLVHENDAVHKICAKLMNIKQISFRDINQVLAHQLGSVFQPTYSGEGSFHYRRNPLGIDWQVRPPLSGLPTLGKMSLNKEFHFNTSIANLVILRGKDVHSAELGAFKDPALYTSWLEPVHAFSVWKTQRAFSKYEKFAALVSNSQFLVKPLDMVVGKAWNMFASKAYIHQYTKFGIEEEDFLDSFTLLEQVIASYCNLGF comes from the exons ATGTCAATAGTAACAGTGCAGCTTGGTCAGTGTGGCAATCAGATTGGTTTTGAAGTGTTTGATGCTTTATTTAGTGACTCACACTGTCCCCAGGGACTCTGCTCTAAAAGGGAGAATGAGGCATATCAAGCATCTTGCAAAGAAAGATTCTTCAGTGAGGAGGAAAATGGAG tTCCAATTGCTCGTGCTGTACTTGTTGACATGGAACCTAAAGTTATCAATCAAACACTGTCAAAGGCTGCCCATTCTGGCCGATGGAAATATGGCCAGCATTCATGCTTCTGTCAAAAACAAGGTTCTGGAAACAACTGGGCATATGG ATACTCTGTTCATGGACCCAGGCATGAAGAATCTATAATGAACCTAATCCAGAAGGAAGTGGAGAAATGTGATTCTTTGAATGGTTTTTTCATCATAATGAGTATGGCCGGAGGCACAGGATCAGGGCTAGGAGCCTTCGTTACACAGAACTTACAAGATCAGTACTCAAACTCTTTGAAAATGAATCAGATTATATGGCCTTATGGAACTGGTGAG GTTATTGTTCAGAACTACAACTCCATTTTGACACTTTCTCACTTGTACCGATCTTCAGATGCCCTCCTTGTTCATGAGAATGATGCTGTTCATAAGATCTGTGCGAAACTGATGAATATCAAGCAGATCTCCTTCCGTGATATAAATCAAGTCCTCGCACATCAGCTGGGAAGTGTGTTCCAGCCTACTTACTCTGGGGAAGGCTCGTTTCACTACAGAAGAAATCCACTAG gTATTGATTGGCAGGTACGGCCTCCTTTATCAGGACTTCCTACGCTTGGTAAAATGTCTCTCAACAAGGAGTTTCATTTTAACACTTCCATTGCTAACTTGGTCATCCTTCGTGGGAAAGATGTACATAGTGCGGAGCTGG GAGCATTTAAAGATCCAGCTCTCTATACTTCCTGGTTAGAGCCTGTTCATGCTTTCAGTGTGTGGAAAACCCAGCGAGCCTTTAGCAAATATGAGAAGTTTGCAGCGTTGGTCAGCAATAGCCAGTTCTTAGTAAAACCACTTGATATGGTTGTGGGCAAAGCATGGAATATGTTTGCTTCAaa AGCCTACATTCATCAGTACACAAAATTTGGAATTGAAGAAGAGGATTTTTTGGACAGTTTCACATTGTTAGAACAGGTTATTGCTAGTTACTGCAACCTCGGATTTTGA